The DNA region GAAGGCACGTGGAGCAACCAATAGAGGGGGAAGTCTCACGGAAAAATGCCCAAAAAACCAACAAATGTGCCACGTGTCAACATGTAAAGGATGGGCATAATAGGAATCTCACAGGCATTCCTATTTATAAGACTTTATATAGACTATTACAATCGAAAGATAAGTGCTAACATTTTAATccaaaaataactgaaatatgATACTTATCAATCAACTTCCCTTCCAACTCTGATTCCTGATTCATCTTCAACAAGCTCTACCAACTCTCCCTCCTCCGCAACCCCCACATTCCCCTCTTTTCCTCCCACCACATCATCAACGTGTCCCCTACCGTGACGGCGTCAAATCTGTTGGTTGACAAGGAAGGTGTTAGAGCCCCCTCGAAGATGTTGTGCAAGTCAATGTACGTGGGAGGAGGCTATGTCGTCACACTTGACTGTAGAGAGAGAGGGTTTGGTTGTGAAGGACTCAGCAGTGCTGCAAACTCTCAGTGAGTGTCTCCAAGACTTGGCAGAATGTGGGGCTGATAAAAAGAGATCGGAGGTTCTATGTGTGGTAGAGATTAATGGTGGAGTTGTCAGTCTAGGACCTTTTGGCTCGCTTCAATGTGACTGTATAGGTCTATGTTGTTGCAATCTTGTTCTTAAAAAGAATTGTtgccatatttatttatttatttatgggttaaatttgttttttttttttttttgtattttctatcAAATCATTTCATATTCCTCCCGTTCTTGTTGGGGATGAAAGGCTAGAGGCATTTCTAGAACAATATTTGCTTATGAGAGtttctaaaatttcaaaactaaaattaaagttaaaaccGAAAGTATTATACACAGATTTATATTTTACACTCACAATCAATTACATCCCTCTATTTGACACCTCATAtaataatgttttaattaaataaaaaataatgaaaaatataaacacaCGTTTTGTTACACCACGTTCTCTGGTTTGTACTTGCTCCGTTGCCTCTTCCATTCTGATTCACTTACGCATATGTTAAAACGTTGTTTATTGTTTGGCATTAATCCCTTATGAAAGGTTGGGTAGtgaagaaaaggaaacaaaagaaaagttcagcaaataaaataattggttGCTGAAGATGTAGGTGGAAGCGTGGAATTATGATTTATGGAAATAAGTTCAGCACATGTGGAAAGGAGCAAAAGGAAAGGGAACAATTCACCTGCGGAAGAATGGGACTACAGTTTGGGTGAGAATTAGAGGGATCGGAGGTGAGAGGTTTcaagacataaaataatttacgcGACCTCGTTATTGGATAAGATAAATTAaagtaattgttataaaaattaataattttatcatttatttatttatatatatatatatatatatatatataaataatgagttataattttaatttttttttctacatgaATTAAACATAATATTAGAGAATTTATGactcatatatattatttaatcattatttaatcaattgagctaatttatattgattagaTAATGTATATGAGTCGTAAATTCTCTAATATTATGTTCAACTCCtctgaatagaaaaaaaaaatttaaactcataACTCGTTATATATATTCTCATATTTTATACAGTaaaagtattaaattaaatactttatttttcaatcaaattgtcaatattattctttaaaatgaattttaaatatttaaatgtgataattttttattactactTTTCAATCAAAAGCAATATAATtgtattactattttattttcattattatgtcttgattgttttattttatttgttataaatcaaattcttcatgtctaacccaaattataattattttggtctacaatattttaaacttgttTAAACCAGAGTCTTGTGAACTAGTCCCCCTAAACGCattcaacatatatattttttagggttaattataaatttgattttctatttattCCCATTCACGAATTTGATTCCCATGTTAATTCAtaagtttttcatattttttttgcaatctTTATTTTAATCCCCAATCCTAAATTTAGTgattaactattaattatttaagttgAACACTGTAGTCCTTTATTGGAAGTTTTGTTTTTACCCAACAACTTTATTTGGATTCGACGTTCTTGCTCCTCCTCCTATTTCTTCCTTCGCATGGCTTCTTGCTTCTGTCTTTGCATCTCTTCatatctttcttccttccttcttttttctctaaagCTTCCGTTCTCTGAGCTTCTTCAACCTTCCTTCGGTTCTCCTCAAGCATCCTTTCAGgatcttctttctctttacggGCTTGCTCCTGCAGACCAACATAAATGCAATCATAAGGTTTCCCAATGGTTTCAGCCGTAGtcctatgaaaataagcaaatATGCAGAAGTTCACTACAGTTCCAGCAACTGGAAGCGGAAATACATCATAGTCTGACTAGaactgccttttttttttcttttcgtcGTTAAATGAAAACTCATAAACAAGGTAAAGTGATTTACAGGGGAACTAataaacttttaataaaaacacCACATGTGATGTTCATTGTTCAACATAAATAATTAGCAGTTTTAAATTAAGGGTTAGGACTAAAATTATCGGAGtgcaaaaaaaagtaaaataaaaaattgaattagtaaattaaattacagaaaatcaaatttcatgAGCTAAgagaatcaaatttttaattaagcctatttttaaaaataccacCGCTCACACGAACAAACCACGCATCACATAACTCACTAATCTATAATATTAGTTTATTCTATCATTGCCTAATACTACACGACAAAATCTTGTGTCTTTTTGGTGTAACGTGCCAGAGTCCTAAATACTTCTTATAATATACTCCTACACTCAAATCACAGACTGAAACCAATAATGGTCGGAAAAGAGCTTCAAGATGCTGGACCAAAAAGCTAGACATAGATGGGGTTAACTTTTCAGATTTTCCGGAACATTTAAAAGGAGTAAATTACAATGACACCTACTGAAATTTTTGTACCTACTGAAATTTTTGtagaaaatatattacttttctttttatcttataataatGACCTCCCTTATAAGAATAAGAGGTGTAATGTTTTTTAAACTTGGAGGGTGTGTATAACATATAAAGGAATGTCattgtaatgttttttaaataattaaaaaaattgtgtagaGATTAAACAAGTAGGAATATTTTGTATAATCTGACAAAATCTCAGTATAATTTGCCATATAAAAGAATTGTGAAATAGAAGGTTCACAAATATAGAGAAAACCATATGCATTTAAATGCAAAATATTTAGTGACGTCCATCCATAAACTAATAAACTTTATATAGAACCATCTTGTTTTTCCAATATTTAAGTTCAAAAAGGCTATGCATAACGCAAGAGTACAGTATCATATTTGTTTAAACCAATTCAACACTATTTATTTGCTACTACGGTAGAGAATAATAAGCAAAAGTATATTGCAGGTCAACTATTGACTTTAGCCCATGGAATATTTTTGAGTCCATGATCGAGCAGTGGCCTCATACTTGGCTCTGTCAGTCTTATACATGTGAGCAATCTCGGGCACCAGAGGATCATCTGGGTTGGGATCTGTCAGCAGAGAGCATATAGACAGGAGGACCTACAAAGTTTTAACATTTTAAGTATCCATtacaagaaaaatttaaaaataaaaataataatcatcatcAGATTACCTTAGATATTGTGAGGGCAGGGCTCCATTGCTCTTTGAGGATGTCAAGGCAGATACTTCCATTACTGTTGATGTTAGGGTGAAAAACCTTTGTGCAGAATGAAACCTtaacaaaatgataataaatgtCATACAAAGCATTCCCACAACGTGTAATTTATGAGCAAACTCCAATGCAATTGCTTATGTTGGTTCTTAAAATCAAGCAACTTGAAAATAACATTGGAGCAAACAAGTTCTTGTAGAAGTTATTTATCTCTATAGTCCTTGAATATTCTCCACTCACCAACAAGCCGTTTGTATGCACAGTAATCTTAGGTTCAAGTTGTGATAACTGAAAATGATTCTAAACATAGAAAAAAGATATAACATGACAAGTTCACAATAAATTGTTCAATCCACTAAAGTTGAGAATGCATTGACTTTAAGGAGTTCTTTATTAATTTCAATACACCATTAGTCATTTAACAAAACAAGCTTCGATTTACTAAATCCCCCATCTATCAATAGATTCCCATTGTCTTATGCAGCAGCTTAAAGTGAAATTTACAACACTTCaatgcaaaaaatataataaaagaattctGTAAAGATACTGgtacaaaaaaatatcatagtTAACACAAAAGAAAGCTGTCCCATAAAGAGTGTCCATAGATATAATTAGACAGTGCATAAGTTTGAATAAAGTAAGAGTTTTCATTTTACCTTGGGTGGTTTGAAAGGATAATCAGGAGGAAAGTGAATTGACACAAGAAATACACCTCCAGCAAATGGACTATCTGCAGGACCCATAATTGTAGCTTGCCAATGGAACATGTCATCAGCCACTGGGcctgaatataaaaaaatcaattattcatGCACTGATTGAACAGAGAACAGTTCGATGGTTCAAACAGGTTTTAAGCAAACGAATgacatcattttattattttcaccgaaaaactaaaataaaaatcaactaCACGTTCACCCCACCTCTAAAtttccaaattttttattttcctaaacAGCAAGAGTCTAGGTACCCACACACTATTGTTCGGCATATCCTATAGTCTTGAACGAGTTATTGTGATAACTAGCAACAAACAGTTGTTTCATAgtagttaaatattaaaataattcattccACACAAACACACCAACATAAACATACAGCCACaacaaagtaattaaaaaaaaagtttgccaAACATTCAAAagattttaaagttaaaataaaattaaaggatGTAACTAAGTCCATCACAACACAATACCAACCAACATTGTATTATTCGGGGTTTAAATTGCGGTCGCAGTTTCCTTATATTCCTTGATATTACTTGAAATTGCAAACAAATACAGCCGATACAATTGCAATTATGACGGTTAACACCCAAAAACCCTGATCTTGTTGTCGAAATTACAGCTGAGAAGACCTTTTTTTAAGACCTTGGTGCAGTGAGTGACCATGATTTCAACAACAATGTCAAGGTTTTTGGGCCCACCGCAATCACAATTGCTGATAATAACAAAATCACAACCAGAGGTCCAGATGTGATAGTtcaaattgtaatttaaaaccttggtcTATTCATTTGGTCAGAAAtaacattttcaataaaaaaaactacattttGAATCATACAACGTAAAATTATTAATTGCGTAATTGAAGGACAGGaacaaaaagccaaaaatgAACAAAGAAACATACCAGCACTGCATGACGTAGGAGGATCTTTCTGCAGGTCCTTCAATTCCTTGTTGATTCGTTTGGATGCCATCTGATCAAGGCTGTTCACACATTcacaattatttattcatacaAAAACACTTATATATACACCAACATTTAAGTATCTATGCACTCAgagatattattatttatcagcATTATAACAATTACATGCAATATGTATTGGATATATATCATACGGCATACGaagtataattttcttttaatgaaaattgataATGGGATAGGCATGACTTTCAATAAGAAGCGAAGAGgagtgagagaaagagaggattgaatttgattcacCGACCTTgtgttagggtttggggtttgaGCGTGTGTTGGTTCGTTCGGTGGTGAAATTTGAAGGAGGAAAATAGTAGAGGCAGTGGACGCGTGCGTGCAAGGGGAAGCAATTTAGAGCTGAAAAGAGTCCCGATAATTTAGAGAACCGCACAGTAACCGACAACCACTTGAAAATCGCCTACGTggctttttatattaatttctacttgatataattttttaagaaaaagcttTAAGGCAATGATAGGGTAAAAAAGCGTTCATAATTGTGCTACACTGCTACTAATCTGAAAAGAGGAACATAGTGGATTTTGTCCACCATCGAGGATTTTGTCCACTTTCTCTTCACCGTCGCTGGCGTCACAATTTCCGCACCCGCGCTTGATATGAATGGGTCTAGAGAAATCAAATATGATTGAAGATTTAgatattatctttttatattgtttagttatattttttattttttaaaaatattaaattgtgtCATATGATTGGTATTCTTTGTACATTCCTATTTAATATGGTATACACGGTCAAGTTTTAAATATTGGTTGCGGTGGTTTTGTTGTGGGTTTCGTTGAATTTGTTAATATCATGGTAAATTGTGGATAAATACGGCTGATATGGTTCCAATACTGTTAAAAAACTGAGATTGCATCCTAAATCACGGTCACCAACCAATATTGAAAACCTTGTACACTGTGTGTAAGAAATTAACAATggaaaatatgaattttatgtttatttcttaattttggtAAAATGACAGTAGTGACAGAATTGCACCTATCATCATGGACGCCTTTGCCCTTCCAGTCTAAGGCACCAAAACTCGCGTCAGTccccatttttttcaaatttctgaATTCCATTCATCTGCTATTGCAGTATTATGCCTTGGATATCACTTACTTCAAGTCCTCTCTTGATTCACACTTGTTGGATTTGCAGTGGAACAAGTATTGGGTGAATATGTTGTTGTTCCTCTGTTGGGCAATAGAGATTATGTTACTAGACAAATCTCTTATTTATGCACTCTTTTTGTTTcagtatatttttttggttttggttaATTTATTAAGTTAACTCTTTTCTTTTAGTTGCTTGTGTCTTATAGTTtgtgtaattaaattttttattttagttatcaTGTTACCAGGAAACTTGATGTAATCTTACCTcataagggcattggatagaagactccgaGAAGATTGAGTTAGAGATGTAAGAGAAAGCCCTAAGATTCTCATGAGGTAGATTTTGGGTTCATGGGTTAAGTATGAACTCacttatctttatacatattagattaaggtttcattattttggggTCTTATATTTAGGacttcataatatatataaggtATCTTAGAAATGTAGaatttttcagtccttgtattttaaggcacctagactagtttttgtattaagagtaattttataatttcacatgcattaagtgaatatttgatgtgtatggttggaaataaatttaattgaattgggagaagttcaatccaattaaattttagagagggaggtgagcatttgtttgCTACACCTAGTGTTTGGCCTTGTTTCGTTCTGATCGATCCTTGCAGCTCTAAGGTTTCATAGCGTTCCATTAGTGTTTTTGATTGGATTAAAAATATGTCATGTGTTGGCCTTGTTCGATTCTGATCAATCCTTGTAGGTAGTTGCCGAGAATTTTGTCGTTTGTGCCATGCCAGAGTTTGTTTGCTTCATGGCTAAGTTATTGCATAGATTGATGTTGTGTAGTAGTAGTGTTACAAGTTTTGTTCGCCATATAAAAGTGTTACAAGTTTCATAGCATTACAAGTTTTTAACACTGCTAGGCTCATGGACCCACACACCATCTATGATCAGACCTTGAATAACATTGTGCCTCCTTCTATGATTAATAAGTCTATGAAAATAGTTAGAATTTTTGTCCCCTTCTTTTAACCACTTCAGTCTGGCCTTTTGTCTCAGCATGGATTCAAAAGCATAAGCTGCATTCCAGAGCTGATCCTGAAGGTATTTCTTGAGCT from Glycine soja cultivar W05 chromosome 8, ASM419377v2, whole genome shotgun sequence includes:
- the LOC114424326 gene encoding ubiquitin-conjugating enzyme E2-17 kDa-like, whose amino-acid sequence is MASKRINKELKDLQKDPPTSCSAGPVADDMFHWQATIMGPADSPFAGGVFLVSIHFPPDYPFKPPKVSFCTKVFHPNINSNGSICLDILKEQWSPALTISKVLLSICSLLTDPNPDDPLVPEIAHMYKTDRAKYEATARSWTQKYSMG